A stretch of Pyrenophora tritici-repentis strain M4 chromosome 7, whole genome shotgun sequence DNA encodes these proteins:
- a CDS encoding HisD, Histidinol dehydrogenase, with the protein MAPRYLKKGSAAENSTNTLSLEVGSIVKEVIDDIRQNGDDAVRKYSGKFDKWSPQSFKLSKEQIDAAITAVPKHTIEDIRQVQANVRQFAQAQRDSIRDFELETQPGVFLGQKNVPIAVVGAYIPGGRYPLLASAHMTILTAKVAGVPHVIGATPPIADQIPNSTVAAMHMAGADEIFILGGVQAVAAMAIGTETIRKVDFIAGPGNAFVAEGKRQLFGEIGIDLFAGPTEILIITDETADPFTVATDILSQAEHGPDSPGIILTTSEEVGRKAIAFIDELLKELPTAPLAGTSWKAYGEVIVVDSIDEAWKVADEIASEHVQVFTRNPRDALEKMSAYGALFLGENTCVSYGDKCIGTNHVLPTRKAAKYTGGLWVGKFLRTCTYQEVKNSEASGELGRLCGRAARAENFEGHARSGDLRVQRYLKDEYSWIRKAGGPSVTKRAMI; encoded by the exons ATGGCTCCTAGATATCTAAAGAAAGGGTCAGCAGCCGAAAACTCTACTAATACCCTCTCTCTTGAAGTGGGTTCCATTGTCAAAGAAGTCATCGACGACATTCGGCAGAATGGCGATGATGCTGTTCGAAAATACTCGGGAAAGTTCGACAAGTGGTCGCCGCAATCGTTCAAGCTGTCCAAGGAACAGATCGACGCTGCGATAACTGCAGTTCCAAAGCACACGATAGAAGATATCAGGCAGGTGCAGGCAAACGTCAGGCAATTCGCTCAAGCTCAGAGAGATTCTATTCGCGATTTCGAGCTCGAGACACAACCG GGCGTGTTTTTAGGTCAAAAAAATGTTCCTATTGCAGTTGTTGGAGC ATATATCCCTGGTGGTCGATACCCCCTTTTGGCATCGGCACACATGACCATCCTTACCGCAAAGGTCGCCGGTGTCCCGCATGTTATAGGTGCCACTCCACCCATCGCCGACCAAATACCAAATTCTACTGTGGCTGCAATGCATATGGCTGGGGCTGACGAAATATTCATTCTTGGTGGTGTTCAAGCCGTCGCAGCTATGGCCATTGGGACAGAGACGATTCGCAAGGTTGACTTCATCGCCGGTCCTGGCAATGCTTTCGTAGCAGAAGGTAAAAGACAGCTATTTGGAGAGATCGGTATCGACCTGTTTGCTGGACCAACTGAGATTCTCATCATCACCGACGAAACAGCCGATCCCTTTACTGTTGCAACTGATATCCTTTCCCAGGCAGAACACGGCCCGGACTCGCCGGGAATCATTCTCACAACTTCTGAGGAAGTAGGACGAAAGGCAATAGCGTTCATTGACGAACTGCTGAAAGAGTTGCCGACCGCGCCGCTAGCAGGAACATCATGGAAAGCATATGGAGAAGTAATCGTGGTGGACTCAATAGACGAAGCATGGAAAGTGGCCGACGAGATTGCGAGCGAGCATGTTCAGGTCTTCACCAGGAACCCAAGGGATGCATTGGAAAAAATGTCTGCATATGGCGCTCTGTTCTTGGGTGAGAACACCTGTGTGTCCTATGGTGATAAG TGCATTGGAACAAATCATGTTCTCCCTACAAGGAAAGCGGCAAAGTATACTGGTGGACTATGGGTCGGCAAGTTCTTGCGAACTTGCACCTACCAGGAAGTCAAGAACTCAGAGGCCAGCGGAGAGTTGGGTCGTCTTTGCGGAAGGGCGGCCAGGGCAGAGAACTTCGAAGGCCATGCCCGTTCGGGAGATCTAAGAGTGCAAAGGTACTTGAAGGATGAGTATAGCTGGATCAGAAAAGCCGGAGGACCTTCGGTGACAAAAAGGGCGATGATCTAG
- a CDS encoding cupin domain containing protein: protein MPQQNEQLLDNGLRPLCRYITDHDSNGKTRFSEVVPDPLKWQQMANGARFSLAYATEEYPVNFTDNKDLEIYQKNLVDLPGIIIPGGTVLRMVDIHPGSISPMHRTISCDYGVVIEGEVELILDSGEKRLLKRGDITIQRGTNHAWRNLSDTKWARMLYALQESQPLLFNGKLLDEDYGDGMDDVKASKKLAGLRTAA, encoded by the coding sequence ATGCCCCAACAAAACGAACAACTTCTTGACAACGGCCTTCGGCCCCTCTGTCGTTACATCACCGACCACGACTCGAACGGCAAAACCAGATTCTCAGAAGTTGTACCCGACCCCTTGAAATGGCAACAAATGGCAAATGGCGCTCGATTTAGTCTGGCATACGCAACGGAAGAGTACCCGGTCAATTTCACTGATAACAAGGATCTGGAAATCTATCAAAAAAATCTCGTTGATCTTCCCGGGATCATTATTCCTGGGGGAACTGTCTTGCGTATGGTTGACATACACCCTGGATCGATATCGCCAATGCATCGCACGATTAGCTGTGACTACGGCGTTGTTATTGAGGGCGAGGTGGAGCTGATTTTGGACTCGGGGGAAAAGAGATTGCTGAAGCGGGGCGATATCACGATTCAAAGGGGCACGAATCACGCTTGGAGAAACCTTAGTGATACGAAATGGGCGCGCATGTTGTATGCACTTCAAGAGTCCCAGCCGCTGCTGTTTAATGGCAAGCTTCTGGACGAGGATTACGGCGATGGAATGGACGATGTTAAGGCATCTAAGAAATTGGCAGGACTGCGCACAGCTGCGTGA
- a CDS encoding Trichoplein multi-domain protein has protein sequence MEAGRHHADSSEKYRVYFELLHSKTAEYDVLPENTYNMDEKGFAIGVTGRTKRIFDKVLYHQKQFRQSLHDGNREWVALLATVCADGSVLPPCIIYPAAGRAVQASWVAPIDPKKHDIFFTTSPTGWMNDDLGLTWLEQVFERYTAPKARRRWRLLILDGHGSHITRAFINYCDAHKILLMICPPHSTHTLQPLDVVCFSPLARNYTKELEAHTQRGQGIVSIDKSDFFNLFWPAWVTTFTKTLVEKSFSATGIHPRNADVVLDKFKPPTPVKPATPPEQTSVTAATTAPNWLKAKSLLREVVGDEGYNQLGPLEQSIHQLHVQFELVQHELEEAKIELATQKKKPRKQKVLPLYTRRIERHGGAVWWSPSKQEADARDRANEAYQEQLELEKATKRELQQTQKLLQQKEKEEKQARRAVEKEERARVKAVKDAEVAERRVEKQREKQARDAQKVLQLPKTGKRKASQSTAPRKKQNRSGVDSRSRPIAHDRSLTPPLRFNSRGRKIAPLKRFQ, from the coding sequence ATGGAAGCTGGCCGTCACCACGCTGACTCTAGTGAAAAGTACCGAGTATACTTTGAACTACTGCACAGCAAAACGGCTGAGTACGACGTGCTGCCTGAGAATACctacaatatggatgagaaaGGCTTCGCGATTGGGGTCACCGGGAGGACTAAACGGATCTTCGACAAGGTACTATACCACCAAAAGCAGTTCAGGCAGAGTCTACACGATGGTAACCGCGAGTGGGTAGCTCTCCTAGCGACAGTATGCGCCGATGGATCAGTACTACCACCTTGTATCATCTATCCAGCAGCTGGCCGAGCCGTTCAGGCGAGCTGGGTAGCCCCAATCGACCCCAAAAAACACGATATCTTCTTCACCACCTCACCTACTGGTTGGATGAACGACGATTTGGGTTTGACGTGGCTTGAACAGGTGTTTGAGCGGTACACTGCACCAAAAGCTCGGAGAAGGTGGCGCCTACTCATCCTAGACGGTCACGGTAGCCATATAACGAGAGCCTTCATCAACTACTGCGACGCCCACAAGATACTATTGATGATCTGTCCACCTCACTCCACCCACACGTTGCAGCCGTTGGATGTGGTTTGCTTCAGTCCGCTCGCCCGAAACTATACCAAAGAGCTTGAAGCTCACACTCAGAGAGGCCAAGGCATAGTTTCTATAGATAAGAGCGACTTCTTCAACCTATTCTGGCCGGCTTGGGTGACTACCTTCACCAAAACGTTAGTTGAGAAGTCCTTCTCAGCTACAGGTATTCACCCACGCAACGCCGACGTTGTACTTGATAAGTTCAAGCCACCAACCCCAGTTAAGCCCGCAACGCCGCCTGAACAAACATCAGTTACTGCTGCAACTACTGCACCAAACTGGCTTAAGGCCAAGTCTCTATTGCGGGAGGTTGTGGGTGATGAGGGTTATAATCAGTTAGGCCCGCTTGAACAGTCCATCCACCAACTCCATGTGCAGTTTGAGTTGGTACAACACGAGTTAGAAGAAGCCAAAATAGAGCTAGCAActcagaagaagaagccaagGAAGCAGAAGGTACTACCTCTATACACACGGCGGATAGAGCGGCATGGTGGTGCGGTTTGGTGGAGTCCATCGAAACAAGAGGCTGACGCCCGTGACCGCGCAAATGAGGCCTACCAGGAGCAGTTGGAGCTGGAAAAAGCGACTAAACGAGAGCTTCAACAGACCCAAAAGCTACTACAACAAaaagagaaggaggagaagcAGGCGCGGCGTGCAGTAGAGAAGGAGGAGCGGGCCCGGGTTAAAGCTGTGAAGGACGCTGAAGTAGCTGAACGCCGGGTAGAAAAACAGCGTGAGAAACAAGCTCGCGACGCTCAAAAAGTTCTACAACTACCTAAAACAGGCAAGCGAAAGGCTTCACAGTCTACAGCACCCAGAAAGAAGCAAAATCGTAGCGGTGTAGATAGTCGTAGTCGGCCTATCGCTCATGATCGTTCCCTAACCCCACCACTAAGATTCAACAGCCGTGGCCGCAAAATCGCTCCACTGAAAAGATTTCAGTAG
- a CDS encoding FabG, Dehydrogenase with different specificities (related to short-chain alcohol dehydrogenase) → MAAAATKVALVTAGSNGLGAAIARCLALEGDMSVVINFHSDSSRADALVQQLTQMRKRVNGSAAPQFAAIKADMGQRNEIRRLVTETVQQMGHLDVVISNAGWTRVTDFSDLQQADDEADWDRCFNMNVKSHFFLFQACREHLEKSEGAFIATASVAGVTPSGSSLPYSVTKAALIHLSRSLAVIAAPKIRVSSVAPGVLLTDWGRQFSEEKLNSVQERNALKRFATIEDVAQQVKYLALAKSVTGQIAVIDAGFSL, encoded by the exons ATGGCGGCCGCAGCAACAAAGGTTGCACTCGTCACGGCAGGGTCTAATGGCCTCGGCGCTGCGATTGCAAGATGCCTCGCATTAGAAGGGGACATGTCCGTTGTCATCAACTTCCATTCAGATTCATCCCGAGCCGATGCCCTCGTCCAACAGCTTACACAAATGCGCAAGCGAGTGAATGGCTCCGCCGCGCCGCAGTTTGCCGCGATAAAAGCAGATATGGGCCAGCGAAATGAGATTCGCCGACTGGTCACTGAGACGGTTCAACAGATGGGACACCTAGATGTAGTCATTTCAAATGCAGGTTGGACGCGAGTGACAGACTTTTCGGATCTCCAGCAGGCCGACGATGAGGCGGACTGGGATCGCTGCTTCAACATGAACGTCAAAAGTCACTTCTTCCTTTTTCAAGCCTGCAGAGAGCATCTTGAGAAGAGCGAGGGTGCATTCATTGCTACTGCAAGCGTAGCAGGAGTTACTCCAAGCGGGAGTTCGTTA CCATATTCTGTAACCAAGGCTGCGCTAATACATCTCTCACGGAGCCTCGCGGTTATCGCAGCACCCAAGATTAGGGTGAGCTCAGTGGCACCGGGAGTTCTTCTGACA GATTGGGGCCGCCAGTTTTCGGAAGAGAAGCTCAACTCGGTGCAAGAGAGGAACGCGTTGAAACGGTTCGCTACAATTGAG GATGTTGCTCAGCAAGTAAAATACCTTGCTTTGGCCAAATCAGTCACTGGCCAAATTGCTGTTATCGATGCGGGATTCTCGTTGTGA
- a CDS encoding X-Pro dipeptidyl-peptidase protein gives MITGRHGLPFLYKEEVEIQRSFLDAFLKSDDRVGWSVKGKLPPVDIVLRKGDVGFDNAEKEKAYKRRTENEWLIAPLGTLDNPKLLQFTTAPFDEEIEITGHIVAHLNVSLSPYATGATPSDIDLFLTLRYISPEGKEVHYTGTAGDPIPLVKGWLRVSFRNTNPNHPKHREYLPWRDYFSTDVRPVIPGDIYSVDVEVCPTNVVVEKGSKIVFEVSTVRNNQLSGS, from the exons ATGATCACAGGACGACATGGTCTACCTTTCTTGTATAAGGAAGAAGTCGAGATTCAGCGTAGCTTCCTCGATGCGTTCCTCAAAAGTGACGATCGTGTGGGCTGGTCTGTCAAGGGCAAACTCCCACCAGTTGATATCGTTTTGAGGAAAGGCGACGTGGGTTTTGACAATGCCGAGAAGGAGAAAGCGTACAAGAGGCGTACTGAGAACGAGTGGCTCATCGCGC CGCTCGGTACTCTTGACAACCCCAAGCTTCTCCAGTTCACGACTGCGCCCTTCGACGAAGAAATCGAAATTACCGGCCACATCGTCGCACACCTTAACGTCTCCCTCTCTCCATACGCCACTGGTGCTACCCCTTCAGATATTGATCTCTTCCTCACACTCCGTTACATCTCTCCAGAGGGCAAAGAAGTGCACTATACCGGTACCGCAGGCGATCCTATACCTCTTGTGAAAGGCTGGCTACGTGTCAGTTTCCGCAACACGAATCCCAACCACCCTAAGCATCGCGAATACCTACCCTGGCGCGACTACTTCAGCACTGATGTACGGCCTGTCATTCCAGGTGATATCTATTCAGTTGATGTCGAAGTATGCCCAACCAATGTAGTGGTTGAGAAGGGGAGCAAGATCGTGTTCGAGGTtagcacagtccgcaacaatcaattaagtgggtcctag
- a CDS encoding aromatic ring-opening dioxygenase family protein: MNWDDFQQKAIVAIPKQTLKPNRCWIGVLHHEKPPESSLEERDFIWMIGHEKMPIQTVQEAYLKSHQVINFRLKHRDALVDQNGISVVGVIKESASPTLARQDPKSLEARSNVSPMTLPTDGAKTTEPRSVGLALHRPQLNSPFPIANKLFPSPSPIDRNLSSIPKDTPPQREANIDAIAIPDGAKIERCSPRPFLDQPALRSPVTSLVQPDQDNIVNRERSSDTYGSAICTDRHIRAILNQQDPEPLRYSLVKMTTPPIHLFSHGSTMMLGEVSRSADYWKACGDEANHHGFKGVIMMGAHWDARGTNRINVSMNPKPAKSPVAYVHPRKYVDYELNPDLETGKKRIQALKEGGLDVRPNESFDWIHDTYLILIRMFPERCPPTKIIGMNSHFDPHLHARVGQILAPFRDQGYLIIGTGGAVHNLYRNHWGQMLKYSDNLAQPYPPEAPMLEFRQSVEDVFVRNCRDGVKKGALTRGITR, from the exons ATGAATTGGGATGATTTCCAGCAAAAGGCCATCGTGGCCATTCCTAAGCAGACGTTGAAGCCTAACCGGTGCTGGATCGGGGTGCTCCACCACGAGAAACCTCCAGAGTCATCCCTTGAAGAGAGAGACTTCATTTGGATGATTGGTCATGAG AAGATGCCCATACAGACGGTCCAAGAAGCATATTTGAAATCACACCAAGTAATCAACTTCCGGCTCAAACATAGAGACGCTCTCGTCGATCAAAATGGCATA TCCGTGGTGGGAGTTATCAAGGAATCCGCCAGTCCTACTCTCGCTCGCCAGGATCCAAAGAGTCTTGAAGCTCGCAGCAATGTATCTCCTATGACATTGCCAACGGATGGCGCGAAAACCACTGAGCCACGATCAGTGGGGCTCGCCTTGCATCGACCACAACTCAACTCACCATTTCCAATCGCCAATAAGCTATTTCCATCGCCCAGTCCAATTGATAGGAATCTGTCCAGCATCCCTAAAGATACTCCTCCACAACGTGAGGCAAATATCGATGCAATTGCGATCCCGGACGGTGCAAAAATCGAGCGATGTTCCCCACGTCCGTTCCTGGATCAACCAGCACTGCGAAGCCCTGTTACTAGTTTGGTTCAACCCGATCAAGATAACATAGTCAATCGCGAACGATCCTCAGACACGTATGGGAGTGCAATCTGCACAGATCGGCATATTAGGGCCATCCTCAATCAGCAAGATCCTGAACCACTCAGATATAGTCTCGTCAAGATGACCACACCACCTATCCATCTCTTTTCCCATGGCTCTACGATGATGCTGGGCGAAGTGTCGCGCTCCGCTGACTATTGGAAAGCCTGCGGTGATGAAGCGAATCACCACGGCTTCAAGGGGGTCATCATGATGGGCGCGCACTGGGACGCACGAGGTACAAACCGGATCAATGTATCAATGAACCCCAAGCCCGCCAAGTCGCCTGTCGCGTACGTTCACCCGAGGAAATACGTGGACTACGAGTTAAATCCCGACCTCGAAACTGGCAAAAAACGCATACAAGCACTAAAAGAAGGAGGCCTGGACGTGCGACCAAATGAGTCATTTGACTGGATTCACGACACATATCTCATCTTGATACGAATGTTCCCAGAGAGGTGCCCACCCACGAAAATCATCGGCATGAACTCACATTTCGATCCACATCTTCATGCCCGTGTTGGGCAGATCCTCGCACCCTTCCGCGACCAAGGATACCTCATCATCGGAACCGGCGGCGCAGTACACAACCTATACCGCAACCACTGGGGTCAGATGCTCAAGTATTCAGACAACCTCGCACAGCCTTACCCACCTGAGGCTCCAATGCTCGAATTTCGACAAAGTGTGGAAGACGTCTTCGTACGAAACTGCAGAGATGGGGTCAAGAAGGGGGCGCTGACAAGGGGTATCACAAGATAG
- a CDS encoding Dimer-Tnp-hAT multi-domain protein, with product MPSIPAKRKPEAAEEADTPFKRAQRTRKPTLKALLGDGSQPTQPIELPESTPDPPTEPPTQVIEPPTRAIEPPCKPVQQPEERPRRASPLPILAASQASRLTDEPAWESQLMFDKPEDSIVQPLAFSSAATEASVEEDSAVSVDFRDFEGVDWSRLKGFVAPLSTPRGKASWIFQHGWRVWKEGTHHPDELYFVCKYCHIHKLPNGVHRVTKSTTAANGHLQLDKPGHRLSKDGPILSKPLRKHGQQSLRQAALSGVKFSLEAYKTIGNFDVQEFRQAAALWLVDNNRPLREFETPAFRKMIRLANPEAEAALWRSHNSVSAFVMRLYSWLRPQVVRALAEAESKVHISFDGWTTKGGKRGFFSVVAHYANSKGAIVDLPIALPQLVGAHTGEAIADAVTKILQSFSINRSKLGYFVLDNAYNNDTAVNKLAAMYHFSASDRRLRCACHILNLVGQTIMFGRDADAYNNALENTKMEDFYMKEWRKEGPLGVYLDIINYINTPKQWSIFEDCQREAVNSMPTGASGGTREPIKPCVTRWNSYYDCFKRGVQLQQAINAYATYHIRETEQADEQAAIRGNKLPDVPRWMRSDGLTAADWAVITEYMAILQPLKFATDRLQGRGKCGRFGALYEVIPVFESVITELDARLRPYESVNHEPSEAPEDHIPINLRAARRKASNYFTKILQSPIYYAATALHPRYKTYSKRFWRDKPTQLSTAHAKFLRVWAAYKPAAAATTPTPAPKPTMSSFDDAIDAILDEDGEHTLEEGPTAVQYWLSLKPKYPHLSRLAIDVLTIPASSSDCERVFAGTGDIIEPQRRKIGAQLLAALVCLQRWTRAGFTTPSTTTAAKHTDEELTEEFAIGTWEEPPAELS from the exons atgccctctataccagcaaaacgcaagcccgaggctgccgaagaagctgatactcccttcaagcgagcacaacgtacgcgcaaacctacgctcaaagcgctgttgggtgacggcagccagccaacccagccgatagagctgccagaaagtacgccggatccgcctacagagccgcctacacaagttatcgagccgcccacacgggctattgaaccgccatgtaagcctgtacaacaacccgaggagcgccctcggcgggcatcaccactgcctattttggctgcctcacaagcctctcggctcactgatgagccagcctgggagtcgcagttaatgtttgataagccagaggactctattgtacagcctttagctttctctagcgctgccactgaggcttcggtggaggaggatagcgctgtgagcgtcgattttcgcgactttgagggcgtcgattggtcgcgattaaaggggtttgtcgcgccgctgagcactccacgaggcaaggcaagctggatttttcaacacggctggcgtgtctggaaggagggtactcaccacccagatgagttgtactttgtgtgcaagtactgtcatattcataagctacctaatggtgtacaccgagtaacgaagtcaaccactgccgccaacgggcacctccagcttgataaacctggtcatcggctcagcaaagatggtccaatcctaagcaaacctctccgcaaacatggacaacaatcacttcgtcaggcagctctaagcggtgtcaaatttagtctagaggcgtacaagactataggaaacttcgacgtacaagaatttcggcaggcagctgcgctctggctggtcgacaacaacagaccactccgcgagtttgagacgccggcttttcgcaagatgatcaggcttgctaatcctgaggcagaggcggcgttatggaggtctcataacagcgtgtcagcgttcgtgatgaggttgtacagttggctacggcctcaggtggtgcgcgcgttggctgaagccgagagcaaggtacatataagcttcgatgggtggacgacaaaaggcggcaaacgtggcttcttttctgtagttgctcactacgccaacagtaagggcgcgatagttgacctacccatcgcgctgccgcagctggtgggtgcccacactggtgaggcgatagctgacgctgtaaccaaaatcctgcaatccttcagcattaatcgcagcaaactcggctactttgtgctcgataacgcttacaataacgacaccgctgttaacaaactcgccgcgatgtaccacttttctgcctccgatcgccgcctccgctgcgcttgccacatacttaaccttgttggccaaacgattatgttcgggagggatgctgacgcgtataacaacgccctggagaacacaaagatggaggatttttacatgaaggagtggcggaaagaaggaccgcttggcgtgtatcttgatattatcaactacatcaacacgccgaagcagtggagtatttttgaagattgccaacgcgaggcagttaacagcatgcccacaggcgccagcggcggcactcgcgagccaattaagccgtgtgttacacgttggaacagctattacgactgctttaagcgcggagttcagctccaacaagctatcaacgcatacgccacgtaccacattcgcgagactgaacaggctgacgaacaggcagctattagaggaaacaagctgcctgatgtgccgcggtggatgaggtcagacggccttacggcggctgactgggcggtgattactgagtacatggcgatactgcagccgctcaagtttgctacagatcgcctccaaggccgcggcaagtgtggccgttttggcgcactctacgaggtcatcccagtatttgagagtgtgataactgagctggatgcacgccttcggccatacgaatcggtcaaccacgagccatctgaggcgcccgaagatcacatcccgatcaacctgcgagccgcgaggcgaaaagcgagcaattactttactaagatcctccaaagtcccatttactacgcagctacggcactacatccacgatataaaacatactctaagcgcttctggcgcgacaaacctacacaattgagcaccgcgcacgcgaagtttctgcgggtttgggctgcctacaagcctgccgctgctgccacaacaccaacccctgcgccaaaacctaccatgagcagctttgacgacgctatcgacgctatactagatgaggacggcgagcatacattggag gagggtccaacagctgtacagtactggttatcgttgaagccgaagtatccacatctttcacgattggcgatcgacgtgttgactatacccgcctccagctctgattgtgagcgcgtttttgcgggaactggcgatataattgagccacaaaggcggaaaattggcgcgcagttactggctgctttggtgtgcttgcaacggtggactcgtgcaggttttacaacaccaagcacgacaacagcagcaaagcatactgatgaggagctcacggaagagtttgcgataggaacgtgggaagagccgcctgcagaattgtcatag